From one Gossypium hirsutum isolate 1008001.06 chromosome D08, Gossypium_hirsutum_v2.1, whole genome shotgun sequence genomic stretch:
- the LOC107908567 gene encoding E3 ubiquitin-protein ligase MPSR1, producing the protein MASTPYEYDIFQQHTFEDNIISQSHDIASQFINIELTIDFVFIPVHHDFLADISTSTNHTSLRETFRFELDILENQYLLDQALIGTNREVLPLRSVIHVSIVDSDGVSMGRALAESALEFESSNYGMVPAKESLVKEMVRMVRVEDGDQEDCMICLEELEVGFYASRMPCSHTFHGDCIENWLKQSHYCPFCRFEMPTN; encoded by the exons ATGGCTTCAACCCCATACGAGTATGATATCTTTCAGCAGCATACTTTCGAAGACAACATCATCTCGCAATCTCATGATATTGCTTCCCAGTTCATCAATATTGAATTAACCATTGACTTTGTTTTCATACCCGTCCACCATGATTTCTTGGCAGACATCTCCACCAGCACCAACCATACGTCCTTACGAGAAACCTTTCGTTTCGAGCTCGACATTCTGGAAAACCAGTACCTGCTTGACCAAGCTCT CATAGGAACTAATCGGGAAGTCTTGCCCTTACGATCAGTAATACACGTCTCCATTGTGGACAGTGACGGGGTTTCGATGGGAAGAGCTTTGGCTGAATCGGCATTGGAGTTTGAAAGCAGTAACTATGGTATGGTTCCGGCTAAAGAGTCATTGGTTAAGGAGATGGTAAGGATGGTAAGAGTAGAAGATGGAGACCAAGAAGATTGCATGATATGCTTGGAGGAGCTCGAAGTTGGGTTTTATGCTTCTCGGATGCCTTGTTCTCATACTTTTCATGGGGATTGCATCGAAAACTGGCTGAAGCAGAGCCATTATTGTCCTTTTTGCCGGTTCGAGATGCCAACGAATTAG
- the LOC107918947 gene encoding putative protein phosphatase 2C 76, with protein MEDRTVCMLDLRIPFPIKIGVKEVSVGVVAVGDGHNGAEASEMASKLLLEYFALHTYFFCIEDAVKQVSKCRRRGYCFSKRWESMA; from the exons ATGGAAGATCGCACTGTCTGCATGCTCGATCTCCGCATTCCCTTCCCGA TCAAAATTGGGGTTAAGGAAGTTTCAGTCGGAGTTGTTGCAGTTGGTGATGGTCATAATGGTGCTGAAGCTAGTGAGATGGCTTCAAAACTTTTACTGGAGTATTTTGCCCTACATACATATTTCTTTTGTATTGAAGACGCAGTCAAGCAGGTTTCCAAATGTAGGAGAAGGGGATATTGTTTTTCAAAGAGATGGGAAAGCATGGCTTGA
- the LOC121220212 gene encoding L-cysteine desulfhydrase, with amino-acid sequence MEHEDPRNGESPHRSSKKPKFSSNYIPESEIRDEFSHHQPRVARINNGSFGSCPGSVLAAQRRWQLQFLRQPDAFYFNTLRNGITASRMIIKDLINADHVDEVSLVDNATTAAAIVLQQIGHSFAEGKFKKSDTVLMLHCAFQAVKKSIQAYVTRAGGSVVEVRLPFPVNSEEEIISEFKQSITEGKSNGRKIRLAIIDHITSMPSVVIPVKELVRVCREEGIDQVFVDAAHAIGSLKVAVKEIGADFYVSNLHKWFFCPPSVAFLHCKKANASSDVHHPVVSHEYGNGLPIESSWIGTRDYSSQLVIPAVLEFVNRFEGGIEGIMERNHEQVVKMGKMLAESWGTNLGSPPEMCMAMIMVGLPSRLCLNSEEDASRLRSYLRDCHEVEVPIFYQVPKDGEDGVRDNDGCITGYVRISHQVYNTLDDYEKLRDAINQMVKDGKTCKMLCIE; translated from the coding sequence ATGGAGCACGAAGACCCTCGAAACGGTGAGTCGCCTCACCGCAGCTCCAAAAAACCCAAGTTTTCTTCCAATTACATACCGGAATCCGAAATCCGAGACGAGTTCTCTCACCACCAACCACGTGTCGCTCGTATCAATAACGGGAGTTTCGGTAGCTGCCCCGGTTCGGTTCTTGCTGCCCAACGCCGGTGGCAGCTCCAGTTCCTCCGACAACCTGATGCCTTTTACTTTAATACCCTCCGTAATGGAATAACGGCGTCGCGGATGATCATAAAGGACCTCATCAACGCCGACCACGTCGACGAGGTCTCCCTTGTTGATAACGCGACAACCGCCGCCGCCATCGTCCTCCAACAGATTGGTCATAGTTTCGCCGAAGGGAAGTTCAAGAAAAGCGACACTGTTTTGATGTTGCACTGTGCGTTTCAAGCCGTTAAGAAATCAATCCAGGCCTACGTAACACGTGCTGGTGGCTCCGTCGTCGAGGTACGGCTACCGTTCCCGGTAAATTCAGAGGAAGAAATCATTTCCGAGTTCAAACAATCAATCACAGAAGGAAAATCAAACGGTAGGAAGATAAGGTTAGCGATTATTGATCATATTACGTCAATGCCATCCGTTGTTATTCCGGTAAAAGAATTAGTTAGGGTTTGTAGAGAGGAAGGAATAGATCAGGTTTTTGTAGACGCGGCACACGCGATAGGGAGCTTGAAAGTAGCTGTTAAAGAAATTGGAGCTGATTTTTATGTTAGCAATTTACATAAATGGTTTTTTTGCCCGCCTTCTGTAGCGTTTTTACATTGTAAGAAAGCGAATGCATCATCTGATGTGCATCACCCTGTTGTTTCACATGAATATGGGAACGGATTGCCAATAGAGAGTTCATGGATAGGGACTAGGGATTACAGTTCTCAGCTCGTGATTCCTGCGGTTTTAGAGTTTGTGAACCGGTTTGAAGGTGGGATTGAGGGGATAATGGAGAGGAACCATGAACAGGTGGTGAAGATGGGGAAGATGTTGGCAGAGTCTTGGGGGACAAATTTAGGGTCGCCCCCGGAGATGTGTATGGCGATGATTATGGTCGGTTTGCCTTCAAGGTTGTGTCTTAATAGTGAAGAGGATGCTTCGAGGTTGAGGTCTTATTTACGGGATTGTCATGAGGTTGAAGTTCCAATTTTTTATCAAGTTCCAAAGGATGGGGAGGATGGAGTTAGGGATAATGATGGGTGTATTACAGGATATGTGAGAATCTCTCATCAGGTTTATAATACATTAGACGATTACGAGAAATTGCGGGATGCTATTAATCAAATGGTTAAGGATGGGAAAACTTGCAAAATGCTTTGTATAGAATAA
- the LOC121220213 gene encoding squamosa promoter-binding-like protein 1: protein MEARYGSEAQLHGVSPEDLQAVGKRTLEWNLNDWKWDGDLFVASRMNPVSADGMGRQFFPLGSGIPGNSSNSSSSCSDEVDLETERKRELEKRRRVTVVKDDSLNEEAGSLTLKLGGQDGHGNPLSQRDTINWEGTSGKKTKLSGGSGNRAVCQVDDCRADLSDAKDYHRRHKVCEMHSKASKTLVGNVMQRFCQQCSRFHVLQEFDDGKRSCRRRLAGHNKRRRKRNPEAVVNGNSLNDEQTSGYLLLSLLKILSNLHSNTSGQTTDQDVLSHLLRSLENHTSEQGGRNISGLLPVPQDIEAVSTLFSNGQGPPQLFKQHITGPALEMPQKGVCSHDTRGAEVQGSATGVVKMNDFDLNNIYIDSDNSTDDIERSPAPVNRGTSSLDCPSWVQQTSHHSSPPQTSRNSDSASGQSPSSSSGGAQSRTDRIVFKLFGKEPNDFPLVLRAQILDWLSHSPTDIESYIRPGCIVLTVYLRQAEAAWDDLCSNLSFSLSRLLDCSDDIFWRTGWICIRVQDQIAFIYNGQVLVDTYLPLGSIHYGKIVNVKPIAVSATERAQFSVKGINLSRPATRLLCSVEGKYLVQNDSHELIDDNDDFKEQDELQCINFSCSIPTVTGRGFIEIEDPCFSSSFFPFIVAEDDVCSEIRMLESLLEITDTDADVGRMEAKNVAMDFIHEVGWLLHRSQLKSRLGQLDPSSESFSLRRFKWLMEFSMDHEWCAVVKKLLNILLDGTVGSGEHHSIYLALTEMSLLHRAVRKNCRPLVELLLRFIPENASDKLGFENGTVAAGVDKTSLFRPDVLGPGGLTPLHIAAGKDGSEDVLDALTDDPGKVGIDAWNSAQDSTGSTPEDYARLRGHYSYIHLVQRKINKRSLSGHVVVDIPATPSVSSPNQKQNNETTTSFEISQLELRPVKRHCKLCDQKLPYSYGMATNMSLSYRPAMLSMVAIAAVCVCVALLFKSCPEVVYVFRPFRWELLDYGAS from the exons ATGGAGGCTCGATATGGAAGTGAAGCTCAGTTGCATGGTGTGAGTCCGGAGGATCTGCAGGCTGTGGGGAAAAGGACATTGGAGTGGAATTTGAATGATTGGAAATGGGATGGTGACCTTTTTGTTGCTAGCCGGATGAATCCGGTGTCTGCTGATGGTATGGGGAGGCAGTTTTTCCCGCTGGGGTCTGGGATTCCTGGCAATTCATCCAATAGTTCATCATCATGCTCTGACGAAGTGGATCTGGAAACTGAAAGGAAAAGGGAATTGGAGAAGAGGAGAAGGGTCACTGTGGTCAAAGATGACAGTCTGAATGAAGAAGCAGGTAGCCTTACTTTGAAGCTTGGGGGCCAAGATGGTCATGGTAATCCACTTAGCCAAAGAGATACGATAAATTGGGAGGGAACTAGTGGGAAGAAGACCAAGTTGAGTGGAGGTTCTGGAAATCGTGCAGTTTGTCAGGTTGATGACTGCAGGGCTGATCTGAGTGATGCCAAGGATTATCATAGGCGGCATAAGGTTTGTGAGATGCATTCCAAGGCTAGTAAGACACTGGTTGGAAATGTCATGCAGCGATTTTGTCAGCAGTGTAGTCG GTTTCATGTCCTTCAAGAGTTTGATGACGGTAAGAGAAGCTGTCGCAGACGTCTGGCTGGCCACAATAAAAGGAGGAGGAAAAGAAATCCTGAAGCTGTCGTCAATGGCAATTCACTGAATGATGAGCAAACTAGTGGTTATCTGTTGTTAAGTCTTCTGAAGATACTTTCTAATTTGCATT CTAACACATCTGGCCAGACCACGGACCAGGATGTTCTGTCTCATCTTCTAAGGAGCCTTGAAAACCATACCAGTGAACAAGGGGGAAGAAACATATCTGGGCTTCTGCCGGTACCTCAAGATATAGAAGCTGTTTCAACTTTGTTTTCTAATGGCCAAGGCCCTCCTCAGCTTTTCAAGCAGCATATCACTGGACCTGCATTGGAGATGCCACAGAAAGGAGTATGTTCTCATGATACTAGGGGTGCTGAGGTCCAAGGCAGTGCTACTGGAGTGGTCAAGATGAATGATTTTGATCtgaataacatatatattgaCTCAGACAATAGCACAGATGACATAGAGAGGTCACCTGCACCTGTGAATAGAGGGACTAGCTCTCTTGATTGCCCTTCATGGGTTCAACAGACCTCTCATCATTCAAGTCCACCCCAGACCAGTAGGAATTCAGATTCAGCATCTGGCCAATCACCTTCTAGTTCCAGTGGTGGTGCTCAG AGCCGTACAGATAGGATTGTGTTTAAATTATTTGGGAAAGAACCAAATGATTTTCCTTTGGTCTTGCGAGCACAG ATTCTTGATTGGCTATCTCATAGTCCCACCGACATTGAGAGCTATATTAGGCCTGGTTGCATAGTTCTCACAGTTTATCTTCGTCAAGCTGAGGCTGCTTGGGATGAT CTGTGCTCTAATCTGAGTTTCAGTTTGAGTCGACTTCTGGATTGTTCGGATGACATTTTCTGGAGGACTGGATGGATTTGTATAAGGGTGCAAGATCAGATAGCATTCATTTATAATG GTCAGGTTCTGGTAGATACGTATTTACCTCTTGGTAGCATCCAttatggtaaaattgtgaatGTCAAACCAATTGCAGTATCTGCAACTGAGAGAGCTCAATTTTCAGTTAAAGGTATCAATCTGTCTCGGCCAGCCACAAG GTTGCTCTGTTCAGTAGAAGGGAAGTATCTGGTGCAAAATGATTCTCATGAGTTGATAGATGACAACGATGATTTCAAGGAGCAAGATGAGTTACAGTGCATTAACTTCTCTTGCTCTATCCCTACTGTGACTGGGAGAGGATTCATTGAG ATTGAAGACCCTTGCTTTAGCAGCAGTTTCTTCCCTTTCATAGTTGCTGAGGATGATGTTTGTTCAGAGATCCGAATGCTTGAGAGTTTACTGGAGATTACTGACACTGATGCCGATGTTGGCAGAATGGAAGCCAAAAATGTAGCCATGGACTTCATTCATGAAGTTGGTTGGCTTCTTCATAGAAGTCAATTGAAGTCTAGATTGGGCCAGTTGGATCCTAGCTCAGAATCCTTTTCTCTAAGGCGGTTCAAGTGGCTTATGGAGTTCTCTATGGACCATGAATGGTGTGCTGTAGTGAAGAAACTTCTAAATATTCTTCTTGATGGAACAGTGGGCTCTGGGGAGCACCACTCTATCTACCTTGCATTAACAGAGATGAGTCTTCTTCACAGAGCTGTTAGGAAAAATTGTAGACCTCTAGTGGAGCTCCTTTTAAGATTTATTCCGGAGAACGCTTCAGATAAATTAGGATTTGAGAATGGGACAGTCGCTGCTGGTGTTGATAAAACCTCCTTGTTTAGACCTGATGTACTAGGCCCTGGAGGTTTGACTCCTCTTCACATTGCAGCTGGTAAAGATGGTTCCGAGGATGTGTTGGATGCATTAACTGATGATCCTGGAAAG GTTGGCATTGATGCTTGGAATAGTGCTCAGGACAGCACTGGCTCTACACCTGAAGATTATGCTCGCTTACGTGGCCACTACTCGTACATCCACTTGGTACAAAGGAAAATTAACAAGAGATCACTTTCTGGGCATGTGGTGGTTGACATTCCCGCCACTCCCTCTGTCTCCAGCCCAAACCAGAAGCAAAACAATGAGACAACCACCAGCTTTGAGATAAGTCAGCTCGAATTGAGACCCGTGAAGCGACATTGCAAGCTTTGTGACCAGAAGCTTCCTTATAGCTATGGGATGGCGACCAACATGTCATTGAGTTACAGGCCTGCAATGCTGTCGATGGTAGCAATTGCTGCAGTCTGCGTCTGCGTTGCTTTATTATTTAAGAGCTGTCCGGAAGTTGTGTACGTGTTCCGTCCCTTCAGATGGGAACTGTTGGACTATGGTGCAAGCTGA